The DNA region GGACATTTGTTTTGCCCGCATGTTAGTAAAAAGTTAAGAATGGATTTcgatattttttttcccccatggaACATATTGATAATGGACCAAGGATATTAAATTTTGGTCATGTTCTGGGTTCCATGGGAACCTTGACCATTGATCTACTGAAGATTGAATCCAAtaggctttgatcataaagtaaCCTTTGTTATATAACTCACTACTTCAGAAGTATGGGGGTGTCACATGTGTGAAATATGTGAGGAACTGACCTGATTGGCAGAGGTCTGCACCATTTTTcgaaatcaaatgttttttggGGTACTACAGTCATTACATAGGTACTAAATCAGACAAAATCAAATGTTAACTCAGTGAAAATACAGGATGATAATAGCAGCTCAGTGTTTGCGACCTATATCATGTTAGATTGCCTTATGTCACATTTTTATATCAGAGAAAGAGCTTAACCTGAGCAACATCTATCATACCCTATTTGTATCTGAGACCTACCAACCTTAACTTGTTAGTTATAGCCTCCATTTAATTTTACACAATATTATCCAAATACATTGAATATTTAAAGTAATCATTtcaaagttttttttctatatttgcTACTGCACGATAATAGATCCGCTGTATCCGCATTTTTATCAGAAAGCTTTTATCAAAAACCTTttccgtttttgtttttttttacgcGACATGAAGAATGTCATCGCGAGATGTCGGTCTGCCGCGGGATTTCCTGTCAGCTTCGGTGAATGTATTCCGCCATCTTGTTGCATTACAGAAAAGTGTGTAGCAGTTATGGCTGACTACAGCAGCGTGGCTCCTCCGTCCTCTAGTGCCGGCGGCGGTATGAACGATGCTTTTAAAGACGCTCTACAGCGAGCACGACAGGTAATATTTCAACGATTACATTTCTTTCAAAGTATGTGCTTTAATTTGGACAATAGTCACTTTTACCTAGTTTCTGTTCATTATGGTATTGCGACGAGCTAAGCTACATTAACGTGCACAGATGCTAGGCCACGCTCGAGAAGCtagaacaaattaaaaaaaatactcccTGTTCTGTTAAAGTAGTTAGGCGTGTATAGACTTTTGTCCGCTTTTAGACCCAAACATATGATTTTTGGCCACAACACAGTTATGATTTAATGCAAATTATTTCGTATCCTTTGTTGGCTTATATTTCCGGCAGAAATCTCTTGTTAGGCCGCAGACAAATATGTCTGCACGATACGTAGTAAAGCTGTGTCCTAAGGAAGCGGTGACATATTGGAGGGCAATGCTatcattttaaacttttttttgttgcagatTGCAGCGAAAATAGGCGGTGATGGCGTTGCGGCACCCTCATCCAACGAATTTGGCTATGGAGGCCAGAAAAGGCCCTTGGAGGACGCTGGTGGGTATTTTCCCATGCCTAACCTGATTATCGGTCAGTGCACAGATTCATACCGCCATGGTTGTGTTGGCAACCTGTAAATgtattgatgtttttgtttttaattaaccaTCTCAACCCCGTACATAACCATTCTCAACAGAACCATTTTTGCATTTAGAATAATGGTACACTGCATGATTTACATGTTagaaatgtctttaattttCAGCACCGTTTTCATGTGGTCAGCTATGTATCGTAATAACTTGCATGTTCTTTGGTGCAGTCGTTTTAATTCTGCCAGCCATCCATCTAAACGTCATATCCTGCCAACAGTTTAATACGTTTCCAGCAAAATATCTCTCCAAAAATCATTGGTTGTGCAAGTTAATGTTCAAATTTGTAGATGCACATGCCTTACTGCATTCTCCTGTCTTATATCCACCTGAAGTTGTGCACATTTGACTTAAGCTAATGTGTTGTGCTGCTCATTTTGCATATACTGGGATACCATATTGAGCTCCAGTCTTTACTTTTTGGTTGAATTATTTTTTGCTGCATTATGATGGAAGTGCATATTATGTGTgttatgttgtgtttttacagaCCAACCAGAGACCAAGAAAGTGGCAACAAGTGATGGTAAGTTACTCTGTTGATCTGTTTGTAGTTTAGGATTAATTAAACAATAGTTTGGCCCTAATTTTCCTCTGTATGTTGTTAATTGTCCTTTTTCTCCAGCCTTTTCAGCTATAGGAGGAATGGGTGGCCCGCCAAGGTACTGAGATTTAAGTCCATTATTGTATCTGAGTCCGTTATAGTTTTTAATGCAATAGTCACTTCTGTTGTTTTCAGGTCGGTGTCTGAGGAGTTCAAGGTTCCAGACGGAATGGTTGGATTCAGTAAGTTTGCCTTCACTTACTAAATGACACACAGTTCGTTAATAATGATCCTGTATGTTAATATTTTCTCAGTTATTGGAAGAGGGGGTGAACAAATATCACGATTACAACAGGAATCTGGCTGTAAAATACAAATTGCACCTGGTAAGTCCTCTTGGGAGTAATGTTTCATGTTCACGGATAAGGTATTGACATTTGAGTTGCATTAATCATTGGTTTTCGATGTAGATAGTGGAGGCATGCCGGATAGGTCTGTTACATTAACAGGATTACCTGAATCGATCCAGTaagttgcttttattttatattttttgaGCCCAAGTGTGAATGAGTGTATGAAATGTTTTGCTCTTTTCAGGACTGCAAAGAGGCTTTTGACAGAAATAGTTGAAAAGGGGCGTCCAGCTCCTGCATTTAACCCCAATGATGGCCCGGGAATGACTGTACAGGAGATTATGATCCCTGCCTCTAAAGCCGGACTTGTCATTGGAAAGGGTGGTGAAACTATCAAAAGTCTTCAGGTAGATATGAGGCCACCTGTGACCACATGATTCCTTTTGAGCGGATCACATGTAATTTGACTCTTTGTACAGGAAAGAGCTGGAGTAAAGATGGTCATGATCCAAGATGGGCCCCAAAACACAGGTGCAGACAAACCTCTCCGAATTTCGGGTGAACCCTTTAAAGTTCAGGTGAGTTgtcatttgattatttttctgGTCATTTTTAATTCATACAAGAGCTATGTCTACTTTTACATTTTGAGTATCTCAACTCCTTTTGCCAGGTATATTTATGAACTTATAACAGTGCTGTGAATTaatattgtgttttgttttcagcaaGCCAAGGAGATGGTGATGGATCTCATCAGAGATCAAGGTTTCAGGGAGCAGAGGGGGGAGTATGGTTCAAGAGTTGGAGGAGACAGCCTTGATGTGGGTGTTTGTATTTTACGTTTAATTTCACAATCTGACTGGCATAGGTTTATTAATTTTGTTGCCGTCATCTGGCGTCAAGGTTCCAGTTCCCCGGTTTGCAGTAGGAATTGTGATTGGTAGAAATGGAGAAATGATCAAGAAGATTCAAAATGACACGGGAGTGAGGATCCAGTTTAAACCAGGCGAGTGATTAAGATTGTTCACATTTGGCACAATCACCGTATATGGTCCATGATGAAAACTCATGCACCACGCTGAGAAGCTGATGTATAACCCTAAACCCAAAGCTATCTGAGACCTGTGCATTGAAAATGTCTCTGATGTGACATTTGTTCAAATTTATTTAGAAGTCCTTATAATTAAAATGTTATCTTCCTCCAGATGATGGCAGCACACCAGACAGGATAGCGCAAATCATGGGACCTCCTAATCAGGCTCAGCATGCAGCAGACATCATAACTGATCTGCTAAGAAGTGTACAGGCAGGAGGGcctcctggaggaggcagaggtcgTGGTCGTGGGCAGGGGAACTGGAACATGGGTCCGCCTGGTGGCCTGCAGGAGTTTACATTCACTGTTCCCACTGTGAAGACGGGCCTCATTATAGGAAAAGGCATGTGGCTTCATAAGATTACATTTTAATGATCAAATccatagtttaaaaaaaaagatgaatagCAATGTTTCTGTTTGGTCTTTAAACTCCTTAGGTGGTGAGACAATCAAGGGCATCAGTCAGCAGTCTGGAGCAAGGATTGAGTTGCAGAGGAATCCACCACCTAACTCTGATCCCAGTATCAAGATGTTCACAGTTCGTGGCTCTCCTCAGCAGATTGACTATGCCAGACAGCTAGTAGAGGAGAAGATCGGGGTACAGAAATTTCTTTCCAAATGGTTCCAATGAGAAAGTTCCAGTTATTTGACTCATTTACCAATTTGTTTTTTCAGGGACCAGTTACTCCAATGGGTGGTCCACATGGCCCCCCTGGACCGCATGGAGGTCCAGGCCCACATGGACCTCCTGGTCCACCAGGGGCACCAATGGGCCCCTACAACCCAGGGCCATACAACCAGGGACCTCCAGGGCCTCAGTAAGTAGTGATGTTTTATGTTTCCTAATTCAAAAATCTTACATAAATTCTGAATTTATGTTGTGGGCATTCTGATTATTTCTTTTATCAGTGGCCCGCCTGCTCCTTACCAGCCTCAGGGATGGGGCAATGGTTACCCACACTGGCAACAGGGACAGCCTGATCCAAGTGGGTAACTCATATTTAGTGTAACTACAAACTGTTCTCCAATATACTTGAGCAAAACCAAATTCTTATAAAACCAAATTTTCCATGTCCATATTATATGACTACTTATGATACTGTACTGCAATGGCTATCAAAGCTCTTTTTTAGTTCTgccttatttatttaaaaaacttcACTCTGACCAGataaagcagcagctgatgcCAATGCAGCAGCATGGGCAGCCTACTATGCCCAGTATGGTCAACAACCACAGGCTCCAATGACCCCAACAAGTGGAGCTCCTGGCACAACTCAAAGCAATGGCCAAGGTAATCAAAGTGTTTGTCAAATATCTACGGCTTTGTCGCTATCAGGAAAGGAAGTTGATTTGGTTTGACCTTTAGCATTAACTTTAGGACCAgcgtttggaaaaaaaaattttaCTACCGGGGCCAGGGCAATTTTTCTCCAAAAATCTAAAACTGACAGCTTGGACCCAGGCAGGTGCAGAACAAACCGCTAAGAATAATTGACTAATTACAAGTACCATTTTTTTAACAGGTGACCCACAGGCTGCTGGTCAGAGTGGACAGGCAGATTACTCCAAGGCCTGGGAGGAATATTACAAGAAAATGGGTATATGAACAGTAGTTTCAGTGTTCACCTATTTAAACCAAGACAGTCTAAACAGCCACTGGGCATTTTATCAGATTCTTTCACAGGTCTGGGTATTTTTCAGTACTGTTGGCCTGCTGTGTAGTGTTTTCAGCACGCGTTTACATGGTTTAATGCTGATGCCTGCGCTGTTTAGACTGCTACAGGATCTGCAGGACTGGGCTGTGGATGTAGCACTGCCTTTAATCATCTACTAGCTTggtttttagtttagtttttcaCCGGTCTGTCGCTGCTATTGAATTAGCTGCGTTGCATCAGTGTTGTGAATAGAGTTTTGATCTAAATTACCAAGTAGATCTGCTAATATGTCTTTTCTTTGCAGGTCAACAGAGTCAGCAACCTCAGGACTACACCAAAGCCTGGGAGGAGTATTACAAGAAACAAGGTTCGTAGGCGTAAAATCCCAATTAATAGTTCACCAGTTAGTCTCAGCTTCTAGTCCTTCTTTTAGCATACAGTTGCTGACCACTATATTGACATACTTTTAACAAGGTGTTGGAAATAATCCAGAGATTTTGGTCCATATTGACATGAGAGCATGACGCAGTT from Takifugu flavidus isolate HTHZ2018 chromosome 15, ASM371156v2, whole genome shotgun sequence includes:
- the fubp1 gene encoding far upstream element-binding protein 1 isoform X4, whose product is MADYSSVAPPSSSAGGGMNDAFKDALQRARQIAAKIGGDGVAAPSSNEFGYGGQKRPLEDAGGYFPMPNLIIDQPETKKVATSDAFSAIGGMGGPPRSVSEEFKVPDGMVGFIIGRGGEQISRLQQESGCKIQIAPDSGGMPDRSVTLTGLPESIQTAKRLLTEIVEKGRPAPAFNPNDGPGMTVQEIMIPASKAGLVIGKGGETIKSLQERAGVKMVMIQDGPQNTGADKPLRISGEPFKVQQAKEMVMDLIRDQGFREQRGEYGSRVGGDSLDVPVPRFAVGIVIGRNGEMIKKIQNDTGVRIQFKPDDGSTPDRIAQIMGPPNQAQHAADIITDLLRSVQAGGPPGGGRGRGRGQGNWNMGPPGGLQEFTFTVPTVKTGLIIGKGGETIKGISQQSGARIELQRNPPPNSDPSIKMFTVRGSPQQIDYARQLVEEKIGGPVTPMGGPHGPPGPHGGPGPHGPPGPPGAPMGPYNPGPYNQGPPGPHGPPAPYQPQGWGNGYPHWQQGQPDPNKAAADANAAAWAAYYAQYGQQPQAPMTPTSGAPGTTQSNGQGDPQAAGQSGQADYSKAWEEYYKKMGQQSQQPQDYTKAWEEYYKKQGQAASQAPAAAAPPASQPGGQPDYSAAWAEYYRQQAAYYGTPNPQSMGAAPQAPQCHPRPCTLGTAAKTQAPSLCAGKSDYIDASAYFDIQLHVMQSYRNISNVLSCKVKMVKNELV
- the fubp1 gene encoding far upstream element-binding protein 1 isoform X3, encoding MADYSSVAPPSSSAGGGMNDAFKDALQRARQIAAKIGGDGVAAPSSNEFGYGGQKRPLEDAGGYFPMPNLIIDQPETKKVATSDAFSAIGGMGGPPRSVSEEFKVPDGMVGFIIGRGGEQISRLQQESGCKIQIAPDSGGMPDRSVTLTGLPESIQTAKRLLTEIVEKGRPAPAFNPNDGPGMTVQEIMIPASKAGLVIGKGGETIKSLQERAGVKMVMIQDGPQNTGADKPLRISGEPFKVQQAKEMVMDLIRDQGFREQRGEYGSRVGGDSLDVPVPRFAVGIVIGRNGEMIKKIQNDTGVRIQFKPDDGSTPDRIAQIMGPPNQAQHAADIITDLLRSVQAGGPPGGGRGRGRGQGNWNMGPPGGLQEFTFTVPTVKTGLIIGKGGETIKGISQQSGARIELQRNPPPNSDPSIKMFTVRGSPQQIDYARQLVEEKIGGPVTPMGGPHGPPGPHGGPGPHGPPGPPGAPMGPYNPGPYNQGPPGPHGPPAPYQPQGWGNGYPHWQQGQPDPNKAAADANAAAWAAYYAQYGQQPQAPMTPTSGAPGTTQSNGQGDPQAAGQSGQADYSKAWEEYYKKMGQQSQQPQDYTKAWEEYYKKQGGPNEVAECIPTTLDQLMHPGSVTGQAASQAPAAAAPPASQPGGQPDYSAAWAEYYRQQAAYYGTPNPQSMGAAPQAPQCHPRPCTLGTAAKTQAPSLCAVLEDAAGLGHRIRPCRSLSPKGGIL
- the fubp1 gene encoding far upstream element-binding protein 1 isoform X11 codes for the protein MADYSSVAPPSSSAGGGMNDAFKDALQRARQIAAKIGGDGVAAPSSNEFGYGGQKRPLEDADQPETKKVATSDAFSAIGGMGGPPRSVSEEFKVPDGMVGFIIGRGGEQISRLQQESGCKIQIAPDSGGMPDRSVTLTGLPESIQTAKRLLTEIVEKGRPAPAFNPNDGPGMTVQEIMIPASKAGLVIGKGGETIKSLQERAGVKMVMIQDGPQNTGADKPLRISGEPFKVQQAKEMVMDLIRDQGFREQRGEYGSRVGGDSLDVPVPRFAVGIVIGRNGEMIKKIQNDTGVRIQFKPDDGSTPDRIAQIMGPPNQAQHAADIITDLLRSVQAGGPPGGGRGRGRGQGNWNMGPPGGLQEFTFTVPTVKTGLIIGKGGETIKGISQQSGARIELQRNPPPNSDPSIKMFTVRGSPQQIDYARQLVEEKIGGPVTPMGGPHGPPGPHGGPGPHGPPGPPGAPMGPYNPGPYNQGPPGPHGPPAPYQPQGWGNGYPHWQQGQPDPNKAAADANAAAWAAYYAQYGQQPQAPMTPTSGAPGTTQSNGQGQQSQQPQDYTKAWEEYYKKQGQAASQAPAAAAPPASQPGGQPDYSAAWAEYYRQQAAYYGTPNPQSMGAAPQAPQCHPRPCTLGTAAKTQAPSLCAGKSDYIDASAYFDIQLHVMQSYRNISNVLSCKVKMVKNELV
- the fubp1 gene encoding far upstream element-binding protein 1 isoform X5 encodes the protein MADYSSVAPPSSSAGGGMNDAFKDALQRARQIAAKIGGDGVAAPSSNEFGYGGQKRPLEDAGGYFPMPNLIIDQPETKKVATSDAFSAIGGMGGPPRSVSEEFKVPDGMVGFIIGRGGEQISRLQQESGCKIQIAPDSGGMPDRSVTLTGLPESIQTAKRLLTEIVEKGRPAPAFNPNDGPGMTVQEIMIPASKAGLVIGKGGETIKSLQERAGVKMVMIQDGPQNTGADKPLRISGEPFKVQQAKEMVMDLIRDQGFREQRGEYGSRVGGDSLDVPVPRFAVGIVIGRNGEMIKKIQNDTGVRIQFKPDDGSTPDRIAQIMGPPNQAQHAADIITDLLRSVQAGGPPGGGRGRGRGQGNWNMGPPGGLQEFTFTVPTVKTGLIIGKGGETIKGISQQSGARIELQRNPPPNSDPSIKMFTVRGSPQQIDYARQLVEEKIGGPVTPMGGPHGPPGPHGGPGPHGPPGPPGAPMGPYNPGPYNQGPPGPHGPPAPYQPQGWGNGYPHWQQGQPDPNKAAADANAAAWAAYYAQYGQQPQAPMTPTSGAPGTTQSNGQGQQSQQPQDYTKAWEEYYKKQGGPNEVAECIPTTLDQLMHPGSVTGQAASQAPAAAAPPASQPGGQPDYSAAWAEYYRQQAAYYGTPNPQSMGAAPQAPQCHPRPCTLGTAAKTQAPSLCAGKSDYIDASAYFDIQLHVMQSYRNISNVLSCKVKMVKNELV
- the fubp1 gene encoding far upstream element-binding protein 1 isoform X7, with translation MADYSSVAPPSSSAGGGMNDAFKDALQRARQIAAKIGGDGVAAPSSNEFGYGGQKRPLEDAGGYFPMPNLIIDQPETKKVATSDAFSAIGGMGGPPRSVSEEFKVPDGMVGFIIGRGGEQISRLQQESGCKIQIAPDSGGMPDRSVTLTGLPESIQTAKRLLTEIVEKGRPAPAFNPNDGPGMTVQEIMIPASKAGLVIGKGGETIKSLQERAGVKMVMIQDGPQNTGADKPLRISGEPFKVQQAKEMVMDLIRDQGFREQRGEYGSRVGGDSLDVPVPRFAVGIVIGRNGEMIKKIQNDTGVRIQFKPDDGSTPDRIAQIMGPPNQAQHAADIITDLLRSVQAGGPPGGGRGRGRGQGNWNMGPPGGLQEFTFTVPTVKTGLIIGKGGETIKGISQQSGARIELQRNPPPNSDPSIKMFTVRGSPQQIDYARQLVEEKIGGPVTPMGGPHGPPGPHGGPGPHGPPGPPGAPMGPYNPGPYNQGPPGPHGPPAPYQPQGWGNGYPHWQQGQPDPNKAAADANAAAWAAYYAQYGQQPQAPMTPTSGAPGTTQSNGQGQQSQQPQDYTKAWEEYYKKQGQAASQAPAAAAPPASQPGGQPDYSAAWAEYYRQQAAYYGTPNPQSMGAAPQAPQCHPRPCTLGTAAKTQAPSLCAGKSDYIDASAYFDIQLHVMQSYRNISNVLSCKVKMVKNELV
- the fubp1 gene encoding far upstream element-binding protein 1 isoform X8 — encoded protein: MADYSSVAPPSSSAGGGMNDAFKDALQRARQIAAKIGGDGVAAPSSNEFGYGGQKRPLEDAGGYFPMPNLIIDQPETKKVATSDAFSAIGGMGGPPRSVSEEFKVPDGMVGFIIGRGGEQISRLQQESGCKIQIAPDSGGMPDRSVTLTGLPESIQTAKRLLTEIVEKGRPAPAFNPNDGPGMTVQEIMIPASKAGLVIGKGGETIKSLQERAGVKMVMIQDGPQNTGADKPLRISGEPFKVQQAKEMVMDLIRDQGFREQRGEYGSRVGGDSLDVPVPRFAVGIVIGRNGEMIKKIQNDTGVRIQFKPDDGSTPDRIAQIMGPPNQAQHAADIITDLLRSVQAGGPPGGGRGRGRGQGNWNMGPPGGLQEFTFTVPTVKTGLIIGKGGETIKGISQQSGARIELQRNPPPNSDPSIKMFTVRGSPQQIDYARQLVEEKIGGPVTPMGGPHGPPGPHGGPGPHGPPGPPGAPMGPYNPGPYNQGPPGPHGPPAPYQPQGWGNGYPHWQQGQPDPNKAAADANAAAWAAYYAQYGQQPQAPMTPTSGAPGTTQSNGQGDPQAAGQSGQADYSKAWEEYYKKMGQQSQQPQDYTKAWEEYYKKQGGPNEVAECIPTTLDQLMHPGSVTGQAASQAPAAAAPPASQPGGQPDYSAAWAEYYRQQAAYYGTPNPQSMGAAPQAPQGQ
- the fubp1 gene encoding far upstream element-binding protein 1 isoform X1, whose translation is MADYSSVAPPSSSAGGGMNDAFKDALQRARQIAAKIGGDGVAAPSSNEFGYGGQKRPLEDAGGYFPMPNLIIDQPETKKVATSDAFSAIGGMGGPPRSVSEEFKVPDGMVGFIIGRGGEQISRLQQESGCKIQIAPDSGGMPDRSVTLTGLPESIQTAKRLLTEIVEKGRPAPAFNPNDGPGMTVQEIMIPASKAGLVIGKGGETIKSLQERAGVKMVMIQDGPQNTGADKPLRISGEPFKVQQAKEMVMDLIRDQGFREQRGEYGSRVGGDSLDVPVPRFAVGIVIGRNGEMIKKIQNDTGVRIQFKPDDGSTPDRIAQIMGPPNQAQHAADIITDLLRSVQAGGPPGGGRGRGRGQGNWNMGPPGGLQEFTFTVPTVKTGLIIGKGGETIKGISQQSGARIELQRNPPPNSDPSIKMFTVRGSPQQIDYARQLVEEKIGGPVTPMGGPHGPPGPHGGPGPHGPPGPPGAPMGPYNPGPYNQGPPGPHGPPAPYQPQGWGNGYPHWQQGQPDPNKAAADANAAAWAAYYAQYGQQPQAPMTPTSGAPGTTQSNGQGDPQAAGQSGQADYSKAWEEYYKKMGQQSQQPQDYTKAWEEYYKKQGGPNEVAECIPTTLDQLMHPGSVTGQAASQAPAAAAPPASQPGGQPDYSAAWAEYYRQQAAYYGTPNPQSMGAAPQAPQCHPRPCTLGTAAKTQAPSLCAGKSDYIDASAYFDIQLHVMQSYRNISNVLSCKVKMVKNELV
- the fubp1 gene encoding far upstream element-binding protein 1 isoform X10 — its product is MADYSSVAPPSSSAGGGMNDAFKDALQRARQIAAKIGGDGVAAPSSNEFGYGGQKRPLEDAGGYFPMPNLIIDQPETKKVATSDAFSAIGGMGGPPRSVSEEFKVPDGMVGFIIGRGGEQISRLQQESGCKIQIAPDSGGMPDRSVTLTGLPESIQTAKRLLTEIVEKGRPAPAFNPNDGPGMTVQEIMIPASKAGLVIGKGGETIKSLQERAGVKMVMIQDGPQNTGADKPLRISGEPFKVQQAKEMVMDLIRDQGFREQRGEYGSRVGGDSLDVPVPRFAVGIVIGRNGEMIKKIQNDTGVRIQFKPDDGSTPDRIAQIMGPPNQAQHAADIITDLLRSVQAGGPPGGGRGRGRGQGNWNMGPPGGLQEFTFTVPTVKTGLIIGKGGETIKGISQQSGARIELQRNPPPNSDPSIKMFTVRGSPQQIDYARQLVEEKIGGPVTPMGGPHGPPGPHGGPGPHGPPGPPGAPMGPYNPGPYNQGPPGPHGPPAPYQPQGWGNGYPHWQQGQPDPNKAAADANAAAWAAYYAQYGQQPQAPMTPTSGAPGTTQSNGQGQQSQQPQDYTKAWEEYYKKQGQAASQAPAAAAPPASQPGGQPDYSAAWAEYYRQQAAYYGTPNPQSMGAAPQAPQGQ
- the fubp1 gene encoding far upstream element-binding protein 1 isoform X9 — protein: MADYSSVAPPSSSAGGGMNDAFKDALQRARQIAAKIGGDGVAAPSSNEFGYGGQKRPLEDAGGYFPMPNLIIDQPETKKVATSDAFSAIGGMGGPPRSVSEEFKVPDGMVGFIIGRGGEQISRLQQESGCKIQIAPDSGGMPDRSVTLTGLPESIQTAKRLLTEIVEKGRPAPAFNPNDGPGMTVQEIMIPASKAGLVIGKGGETIKSLQERAGVKMVMIQDGPQNTGADKPLRISGEPFKVQQAKEMVMDLIRDQGFREQRGEYGSRVGGDSLDVPVPRFAVGIVIGRNGEMIKKIQNDTGVRIQFKPDDGSTPDRIAQIMGPPNQAQHAADIITDLLRSVQAGGPPGGGRGRGRGQGNWNMGPPGGLQEFTFTVPTVKTGLIIGKGGETIKGISQQSGARIELQRNPPPNSDPSIKMFTVRGSPQQIDYARQLVEEKIGGPVTPMGGPHGPPGPHGGPGPHGPPGPPGAPMGPYNPGPYNQGPPGPHGPPAPYQPQGWGNGYPHWQQGQPDPNKAAADANAAAWAAYYAQYGQQPQAPMTPTSGAPGTTQSNGQGDPQAAGQSGQADYSKAWEEYYKKMGQQSQQPQDYTKAWEEYYKKQGQAASQAPAAAAPPASQPGGQPDYSAAWAEYYRQQAAYYGTPNPQSMGAAPQAPQGQ
- the fubp1 gene encoding far upstream element-binding protein 1 isoform X2; amino-acid sequence: MADYSSVAPPSSSAGGGMNDAFKDALQRARQIAAKIGGDGVAAPSSNEFGYGGQKRPLEDADQPETKKVATSDAFSAIGGMGGPPRSVSEEFKVPDGMVGFIIGRGGEQISRLQQESGCKIQIAPDSGGMPDRSVTLTGLPESIQTAKRLLTEIVEKGRPAPAFNPNDGPGMTVQEIMIPASKAGLVIGKGGETIKSLQERAGVKMVMIQDGPQNTGADKPLRISGEPFKVQQAKEMVMDLIRDQGFREQRGEYGSRVGGDSLDVPVPRFAVGIVIGRNGEMIKKIQNDTGVRIQFKPDDGSTPDRIAQIMGPPNQAQHAADIITDLLRSVQAGGPPGGGRGRGRGQGNWNMGPPGGLQEFTFTVPTVKTGLIIGKGGETIKGISQQSGARIELQRNPPPNSDPSIKMFTVRGSPQQIDYARQLVEEKIGGPVTPMGGPHGPPGPHGGPGPHGPPGPPGAPMGPYNPGPYNQGPPGPHGPPAPYQPQGWGNGYPHWQQGQPDPNKAAADANAAAWAAYYAQYGQQPQAPMTPTSGAPGTTQSNGQGDPQAAGQSGQADYSKAWEEYYKKMGQQSQQPQDYTKAWEEYYKKQGGPNEVAECIPTTLDQLMHPGSVTGQAASQAPAAAAPPASQPGGQPDYSAAWAEYYRQQAAYYGTPNPQSMGAAPQAPQCHPRPCTLGTAAKTQAPSLCAGKSDYIDASAYFDIQLHVMQSYRNISNVLSCKVKMVKNELV
- the fubp1 gene encoding far upstream element-binding protein 1 isoform X6, whose amino-acid sequence is MADYSSVAPPSSSAGGGMNDAFKDALQRARQIAAKIGGDGVAAPSSNEFGYGGQKRPLEDAGGYFPMPNLIIDQPETKKVATSDAFSAIGGMGGPPRSVSEEFKVPDGMVGFIIGRGGEQISRLQQESGCKIQIAPDSGGMPDRSVTLTGLPESIQTAKRLLTEIVEKGRPAPAFNPNDGPGMTVQEIMIPASKAGLVIGKGGETIKSLQERAGVKMVMIQDGPQNTGADKPLRISGEPFKVQQAKEMVMDLIRDQGFREQRGEYGSRVGGDSLDVPVPRFAVGIVIGRNGEMIKKIQNDTGVRIQFKPDDGSTPDRIAQIMGPPNQAQHAADIITDLLRSVQAGGPPGGGRGRGRGQGNWNMGPPGGLQEFTFTVPTVKTGLIIGKGGETIKGISQQSGARIELQRNPPPNSDPSIKMFTVRGSPQQIDYARQLVEEKIGGPVTPMGGPHGPPGPHGGPGPHGPPGPPGAPMGPYNPGPYNQGPPGPHGPPAPYQPQGWGNGYPHWQQGQPDPNKAAADANAAAWAAYYAQYGQQPQAPMTPTSGAPGTTQSNGQGDPQAAGQSGQADYSKAWEEYYKKMGQQSQQPQDYTKAWEEYYKKQGGPNEVAECIPTTLDQLMHPGSVTGQAASQAPAAAAPPASQPGGQPDYSAAWAEYYRQQAAYYGTPNPQSMGAAPQAPQCHPRPCTLGTAAKTQCWRMLQA
- the fubp1 gene encoding far upstream element-binding protein 1 isoform X12 translates to MADYSSVAPPSSSAGGGMNDAFKDALQRARQIAAKIGGDGVAAPSSNEFGYGGQKRPLEDADQPETKKVATSDAFSAIGGMGGPPRSVSEEFKVPDGMVGFIIGRGGEQISRLQQESGCKIQIAPDSGGMPDRSVTLTGLPESIQTAKRLLTEIVEKGRPAPAFNPNDGPGMTVQEIMIPASKAGLVIGKGGETIKSLQERAGVKMVMIQDGPQNTGADKPLRISGEPFKVQQAKEMVMDLIRDQGFREQRGEYGSRVGGDSLDVPVPRFAVGIVIGRNGEMIKKIQNDTGVRIQFKPDDGSTPDRIAQIMGPPNQAQHAADIITDLLRSVQAGGPPGGGRGRGRGQGNWNMGPPGGLQEFTFTVPTVKTGLIIGKGGETIKGISQQSGARIELQRNPPPNSDPSIKMFTVRGSPQQIDYARQLVEEKIGGPVTPMGGPHGPPGPHGGPGPHGPPGPPGAPMGPYNPGPYNQGPPGPHGPPAPYQPQGWGNGYPHWQQGQPDPNKAAADANAAAWAAYYAQYGQQPQAPMTPTSGAPGTTQSNGQGDPQAAGQSGQADYSKAWEEYYKKMGQQSQQPQDYTKAWEEYYKKQGQAASQAPAAAAPPASQPGGQPDYSAAWAEYYRQQAAYYGTPNPQSMGAAPQAPQCHPRPCTLGTAAKTQAPSLCAGKSDYIDASAYFDIQLHVMQSYRNISNVLSCKVKMVKNELV